One genomic region from Stackebrandtia nassauensis DSM 44728 encodes:
- a CDS encoding ATP-dependent DNA helicase UvrD2: protein MTTERLREVLSGLDDEQAAAVSADAGPVCILAGAGTGKTRAVTHRIAYRVRRGDLRGQHVLAVTFTARAAGELRDRLRDLGVTGVNARTFHAAALRQLRYFGPRLFGGELPELLDSTWKFVSIAAARAGITRMDKTKNRDLASELDWAQACLITPDEYPAAIAKADRIPPMDASDVAKAYAAYLEAKKRAKVMDFADLLGHTATALEENPDIAEQIRSQYRLFVVDEYQDVNPLQQRLLDAWLGERDDLTVVGDASQTIYTFNGATSRYLVNFTRRFPEAHVVRLVRDYRSTPQVVALANDVIAAAGGGESKLRLQLIGQRADGPKPSFDTYPDEAAEAAAVADRCARLIGQGVPASEIAVLYRTNAQSEAYESALDDVGVPTVVAGAERFFQRAEIRSAIVALRQATHTDDGSLPLPLTVATAMDAIGWRADAPPTGGAARERHEAVAALVRLAEDHAELSLGEFVEELGRRAAAQHAPSMEGVTLASLHSAKGLEWDAVFLVGLAEGTLPTSRARTRAQQEEERRLLYVGITRARRQLFLSYGLSRASGGRPREASSFLAGLGFAGPVGGPAPKPKTKKKRSSSRSICRVCGATLSDGRSRKLGRCEGCPSNMDEELFERLRQWRKETATRAGVPAYVVFTDVTLTAIAERCPKSDSELVSIAGIGARKLEEYGAAVLALVAGEEPQGPTEDTAE from the coding sequence GTGACGACCGAACGCCTCCGTGAAGTCCTGTCCGGACTGGACGACGAACAGGCCGCCGCGGTGTCCGCCGACGCCGGTCCCGTGTGCATCCTGGCCGGAGCCGGAACCGGCAAGACCCGCGCCGTCACCCACCGGATCGCCTACCGGGTGCGGCGAGGCGACCTGCGCGGACAACACGTCCTGGCCGTCACCTTCACCGCCCGCGCCGCCGGGGAACTGCGGGACCGGCTGCGCGACCTCGGGGTCACCGGCGTCAACGCCCGCACCTTCCACGCCGCCGCGCTGCGGCAGCTGCGCTACTTCGGGCCCCGGCTGTTCGGCGGCGAACTGCCCGAGCTGCTCGACTCGACCTGGAAGTTCGTGTCCATCGCCGCCGCCCGCGCCGGGATCACCCGGATGGACAAGACCAAGAACCGCGACCTCGCCAGCGAACTGGACTGGGCGCAGGCCTGCCTCATCACCCCCGACGAGTACCCCGCCGCCATCGCCAAGGCCGACCGGATCCCGCCCATGGACGCCTCCGACGTCGCCAAGGCCTACGCCGCCTACCTGGAGGCCAAGAAGCGCGCCAAGGTGATGGACTTCGCCGACCTGTTGGGCCACACCGCCACCGCGCTGGAGGAGAACCCCGACATCGCCGAACAGATCCGGTCGCAGTACCGGCTGTTCGTCGTCGACGAGTATCAGGACGTCAACCCGTTGCAGCAGCGGCTGCTGGACGCGTGGCTGGGCGAGCGCGACGACCTGACCGTCGTCGGTGACGCCAGCCAGACCATCTACACCTTCAACGGGGCCACCTCGCGGTACCTCGTGAACTTCACCCGCCGGTTCCCCGAGGCCCACGTGGTGCGGCTGGTGCGCGACTACCGCTCCACCCCGCAGGTGGTGGCGCTGGCCAACGACGTCATCGCCGCGGCGGGCGGCGGCGAGTCGAAGCTGCGGCTGCAACTCATCGGCCAGCGCGCCGACGGGCCCAAACCGTCCTTCGACACCTACCCCGACGAGGCTGCCGAGGCCGCCGCCGTGGCCGACCGCTGCGCCCGGCTGATCGGCCAGGGCGTGCCCGCCAGCGAGATCGCGGTGCTGTACCGCACCAACGCCCAGTCCGAGGCCTACGAGTCGGCCCTGGACGACGTCGGCGTGCCCACCGTGGTGGCCGGGGCGGAACGGTTCTTCCAACGCGCCGAGATCCGCTCGGCGATCGTGGCGCTGCGGCAGGCCACCCACACCGACGACGGCTCGCTGCCGTTGCCGTTGACCGTCGCCACCGCCATGGACGCCATCGGCTGGCGCGCCGACGCGCCGCCCACCGGCGGCGCCGCCCGGGAACGGCACGAGGCGGTGGCCGCGCTGGTGCGGCTGGCCGAAGACCACGCCGAGCTGAGCCTGGGCGAATTCGTCGAGGAACTGGGCCGCCGCGCCGCCGCCCAGCACGCGCCGTCCATGGAGGGCGTCACGCTGGCCTCGCTGCACTCCGCCAAGGGCCTGGAGTGGGACGCGGTGTTCCTGGTGGGGCTGGCCGAGGGCACGCTGCCCACCTCCCGCGCCCGCACCCGGGCGCAGCAGGAGGAGGAGCGGCGGCTTCTGTACGTCGGCATCACCCGGGCCCGGCGACAACTGTTCCTGTCCTACGGCCTGTCGCGCGCCAGCGGCGGCCGTCCCCGCGAGGCCAGTTCGTTCCTGGCCGGACTGGGTTTCGCCGGACCGGTCGGCGGGCCCGCGCCCAAACCGAAGACCAAGAAGAAACGCTCCTCGTCCCGGTCGATATGCCGGGTATGCGGGGCCACATTGTCCGACGGCCGCTCCCGCAAACTCGGCCGCTGCGAGGGCTGTCCCTCGAATATGGACGAAGAGCTGTTCGAACGCTTGCGACAGTGGCGAAAGGAGACCGCGACCCGCGCCGGTGTCCCGGCCTATGTCGTGTTCACGGACGTGACGCTGACGGCGATCGCCGAGCGGTGTCCGAAGTCCGACAGCGAGCTGGTGTCGATCGCCGGGATCGGAGCGCGTAAGCTGGAAGAGTACGGAGCGGCGGTACTGGCCCTTGTGGCCGGTGAAGAGCCACAGGGACCCACCGAAGATACGGCTGAATAG
- the gcvT gene encoding glycine cleavage system aminomethyltransferase GcvT: MTSTSESLRSPLHARHEAAGAKFAEFGGWDMPLEYSGGGVVAEHTAVREQVGVFDVSHLGKVDITGPGAADFVNSCLSNDLGKISPGKAQYTLCCDPAGGVVDDMIAYLYGPDRVFLVPNAANNAEVAARLAAAAPEGVTVTNQHTDYAVLAVQGPKSTEVLKALGLPTEHSYMSFDEGHVGGATVIVCRTGYTGEHGYELVIPAAAAVAAWDEILTAGVAYDIRPAGLGARDTLRTEMGYPLHGHELSLDITPVQARAGWAVGWKKDAFWGKEPLAAEKAAGPARRLWGLEATGRGIPRADMNVLSGETVVGVTTSGTFSPTKKVGIALALLDTAAELAEGAELEVDVRGRRLPVKVVKPPFVDPSVK; encoded by the coding sequence ATGACATCGACGTCTGAATCACTGCGGTCGCCGTTGCACGCCCGTCATGAGGCCGCGGGCGCCAAGTTCGCGGAGTTCGGCGGCTGGGACATGCCGCTGGAGTACTCCGGCGGCGGCGTGGTCGCTGAGCACACCGCGGTGCGCGAACAGGTCGGTGTGTTCGACGTCTCACACCTGGGCAAAGTGGACATCACCGGCCCCGGGGCGGCCGACTTCGTCAACTCCTGTCTCAGCAACGACCTGGGCAAGATCAGCCCCGGCAAGGCACAGTACACATTGTGCTGTGACCCCGCAGGTGGCGTCGTCGACGACATGATCGCCTACCTGTACGGCCCCGACCGGGTGTTCCTGGTCCCCAACGCCGCCAACAACGCCGAGGTGGCCGCCCGGCTGGCCGCCGCCGCGCCCGAGGGCGTCACCGTGACCAACCAGCACACCGACTACGCGGTGCTGGCCGTCCAGGGCCCCAAGTCGACCGAGGTCCTCAAGGCGCTGGGCCTGCCGACCGAGCACTCCTACATGTCCTTCGACGAGGGCCACGTGGGCGGGGCGACGGTCATCGTGTGCCGCACCGGCTACACCGGCGAACACGGCTACGAACTGGTCATCCCCGCCGCCGCGGCCGTCGCCGCCTGGGACGAGATCCTCACCGCCGGAGTCGCCTACGACATCCGGCCCGCCGGACTGGGCGCCCGCGACACGCTGCGCACCGAGATGGGCTACCCGCTGCACGGCCACGAACTGTCGCTCGACATCACCCCGGTCCAGGCCCGCGCGGGCTGGGCCGTCGGCTGGAAGAAGGACGCCTTCTGGGGCAAGGAGCCGCTGGCGGCGGAGAAGGCCGCCGGACCGGCGCGGCGGCTGTGGGGCCTGGAGGCCACCGGCCGCGGCATCCCGCGCGCCGACATGAACGTCCTGTCCGGAGAGACCGTCGTGGGCGTGACCACCAGTGGGACCTTCTCGCCGACGAAGAAGGTCGGCATCGCGCTGGCGCTGCTGGACACCGCCGCCGAACTCGCCGAGGGCGCCGAGCTCGAGGTGGACGTGCGGGGGCGGCGACTTCCGGTCAAAGTCGTGAAGCCGCCATTCGTCGACCCGTCCGTCAAGTAG
- a CDS encoding leucyl aminopeptidase → MTRLIASAVDPATLDVDVLVVGVHSGDDGPFLAPGAETVSTAWSDLTETLELLGAKGSAGSVSKLPSGGRVAAKLLVAVGLGEPDENGSVDDETLRRAAGVAARAAVGRESLAFALRADAELLATGAILGAYQFDGYKSDDPDRKEPVASITVAGPDAQLERAGSIAAGVTAARDWVNTPANLLRPPDLAADVERRATEAGLGVEVLDEHALTEGGYGGILAVGMGSAAKPRLVRLTWRPEGASKHVALVGKGITFDTGGISIKPANGMWDMKGDMAGAAAVAGTMLAVAALKPAVNVTAYLALAENMPSGDAYRPGDVVTIYGGKTVEVLNTDAEGRMVLADALVRAAEDEPDVLYDTATLTGGQVIALGKRTAGIMGTDEECERVRAAGEKVGEPGWPMPLPEEIKKTMESPIADIKQVSANMERSGHMLQGGIFLAKFVPEDLPWAHIDIAGPGDHSGDAYGYTVSGGTGRPVRTLVELVEEHARRD, encoded by the coding sequence GTGACCCGCCTTATCGCCTCGGCCGTCGATCCGGCCACCTTGGACGTCGACGTGCTGGTCGTCGGAGTCCACTCCGGGGATGACGGACCGTTCCTGGCGCCGGGCGCCGAGACCGTCTCCACCGCCTGGAGCGACCTGACCGAGACCCTGGAACTGTTGGGGGCCAAGGGTTCGGCGGGCAGCGTCTCCAAGCTGCCCTCGGGTGGACGCGTCGCGGCCAAATTGCTGGTGGCCGTCGGCCTGGGTGAACCGGACGAGAACGGCAGCGTCGACGACGAGACGCTGCGCCGCGCCGCCGGTGTCGCCGCACGCGCCGCGGTGGGCCGCGAGTCGCTGGCCTTCGCGCTGCGCGCCGACGCCGAACTCCTGGCCACCGGCGCGATCCTGGGCGCCTACCAGTTCGACGGGTACAAAAGCGACGATCCCGACCGCAAGGAGCCGGTCGCGTCGATCACCGTCGCCGGGCCCGACGCCCAACTGGAGCGGGCCGGGTCGATCGCCGCGGGTGTGACCGCGGCCCGTGACTGGGTCAACACCCCCGCCAACCTGCTGCGTCCGCCGGACCTGGCCGCCGACGTCGAGCGCCGCGCCACCGAGGCCGGGCTGGGCGTCGAGGTGCTGGACGAACACGCCCTGACCGAGGGCGGCTACGGCGGCATCCTCGCGGTGGGCATGGGTTCGGCCGCCAAACCGCGACTGGTGCGGCTGACCTGGCGGCCGGAAGGTGCCAGTAAGCACGTGGCGCTGGTCGGCAAGGGCATCACCTTCGACACCGGCGGCATCTCGATCAAACCCGCCAACGGCATGTGGGACATGAAGGGCGACATGGCCGGTGCGGCCGCCGTCGCCGGGACCATGCTGGCCGTGGCGGCCCTGAAACCGGCCGTCAACGTGACCGCCTACCTGGCGCTGGCCGAGAACATGCCCTCCGGCGACGCCTACCGTCCCGGCGACGTCGTCACCATCTACGGCGGCAAGACCGTCGAGGTCCTCAATACCGACGCCGAGGGCCGGATGGTGCTGGCCGACGCCCTGGTGCGGGCCGCCGAAGACGAGCCGGACGTCCTGTACGACACCGCGACCCTGACCGGCGGTCAGGTCATCGCGCTGGGCAAGCGCACCGCCGGGATCATGGGCACCGACGAGGAGTGCGAGCGGGTCAGGGCCGCCGGTGAGAAGGTCGGCGAGCCGGGCTGGCCGATGCCGCTGCCCGAGGAGATCAAGAAGACGATGGAGTCGCCCATCGCCGACATCAAGCAGGTGTCGGCCAACATGGAGCGTTCCGGTCACATGCTGCAGGGCGGGATCTTCCTGGCGAAGTTCGTGCCCGAGGACCTGCCCTGGGCCCACATCGACATCGCCGGGCCGGGCGACCACTCCGGCGACGCCTACGGGTACACCGTCTCGGGCGGCACCGGCCGTCCGGTGCGGACGCTGGTGGAGTTGGTCGAGGAGCACGCCCGCCGGGACTAA